GGTCGGGATCCAGGCCTCCGTGGGCGACGATCCCGACTGCCTGAACCGCATCCACAGCAAGTACATCGCCGCCAAGACGGGCTCGGGCCGGAACGTGAGCCAGTACGAGAACCCCACGGTCGACAAGCTCCTCGAGGACGGCGTGCGGGAGATTGACCGCGCCAAGCGCCGCGCCATCTATCTCAAGCTCCAGGAGGTGATCCGCACCGACCTCGCGTACCTGCCCATCTTCAGCTATGTCCGCATCGAGGGCGTGAAGCAGGGCATCGTCAACTACACGCCCAACAGCAACACGCTGACGAATAGCTGGAACATGCACGAGTGGGGGTGGAAGGCCTGATCGAAGGTCTCTCAGCGCGGCGCGGGGCGTTGGCCGCGCCGGCTTCGACACGGCGATGAGACAGTACTTCGCGCGGCGGGTGATCCAGGCGGTCGTGGTGCTCTGCCTGGTGTCGCTCGCCGGGTTCTCCCTCCTCCATCTGGCGCCGGGCGGGCCGGCGGCCATTTACGCGCTCAGCCCCACCATGAGCGCCGAGGATCTCGACCGGATCACCCACGAGTTCGGGCTCGACCGGCCGATCCACGTCCAGTACCTCTCCTGGGCCAAGGGCTTCCTCAGCGGCAACTGGGGCCGCTCCTACCGTGACGGGCGGGTGGTTCTCGAGGTGATCGTCGACCGGGTCCCGGCCACGGTCATTCTCATGCTGAGCGCTTTCTCGGTGGCCGTGCTCCTGGGCCTGGCCAGTGGGATCGTAAGCGCCGTCCGCCAGTACTCGCTCTTCGACCACCTGGCCACCCTCGGGGCCATGGTGGCGCTGTCCATCCCCACCTTCTGGCTGGGCCTCATGGCCATCTACGTCTTCTCGGAGCTGCTCCACACCCTGCCGCCCGGCAATATTGGGACGGTGGGCGCGCCGTTCGCCCTCGCAGACCGTCTGCGCCACCTGATCCTGCCGGCGGGTACGCTCGGCGTGGTCATGGTGGCGACGTGGAGCCGCTACACGCGGGCCTCCATGCTGGAGGTGATCGGCGAGGACTACATCCGCACCGCGCGGGCCAAGGGCGTGTCGCAGGGCTGGGTCATCCTCAAGCACGCGCTCAGGAATGCGCTCATCCCGCTGGTGACGCTGGCCGGCCTCCAGCTCCCGCTGGTGTTCAGCGGCGCGCTGGTGACGGAGACCATCTTCACCTGGCCGGGCATGGGCCGGCTCTTCGTGGACTCCATCGGCTACCGAGATTACCCGGTGCTCATGGGGATCCTGGTGTTCACGGCGGCGCTGGTCATCCTGGGCAATCTGGTGGCGGACCTCGTCTACGCGGCCATCGACCCGCGGGTGCGCCACTCGTGAGCGCGGCCGTCGTCGCAGCCGCGGCTCCCGCGCCGGCCGCCGCGCCGCAGGCTCTCGCCGGCATCTTCTGGGCGCGCTTCGTCCGCCACCGGCCCGCCGTGATCAGCGCGGGGGTGATCGCCCTCCTCGTGCTCTCGTCGATCTTCGCCGGCCCGATCGCCATGCGCGATCCGCTCCAGATCGAGATGTCCCACAAGTTCGCGCGGCCCCTCGCCAAGGGTCATCTCCTGGGTGCCGACGAGCTCGGTCGCGACGTGCTCTCGCGCCTGCTTCACGCCGGGCGCATCTCGCTGACGGTGGGGCTTGCCGCCATGGCCGTGACCGTCATCGTGGGCGCCGTCCTGGGGATCCTGGCAGGGTACGTCCGCGGGGTGGTGGACACGGTGCTGCTCCGGCTCACCGACGCCATGCTTTCGTTCCCCCCGATCTTCATGCTGCTGGCGCTGGCCGCATTCGTCCGGCCCTCGCTGGCCTCCATGACGGTCATCATCGCGGTCACGTCATGGATGGACGTGACGCGCATGGTGCGGGGCCAGATCCTCACGCTCCGCGAGCAGGAGTTCGTGACGGGCGCGCGGGGGCTCGGGGCCTCCGGGGCGCGGATCATGGCGCGGCACCTTCTGCCCAACACGGTGGGGATCATCGCCGTGGCCGCCACACTCTCGGTGGCGCGCGCCATCCTGCTTGAGTCCTATATCAGCTTCCTCGGCTATGGCATCCAGCCGCCTCTGGCGAGCTGGGGCAACATGCTCAACAATGCCCAGAGCTACTTCACGACGGCTCCGTGGGTGGCGATCTTCCCCGGGGTGATGATCACGCTGGCGGTGACGAGCTTCAACTTCCTCGGCGACGGGCTCCGCGACGCCCTCGATCCCCGCCACGTCCGCTCGAGGACCTGAGCGGCAGCGGCGGCGCGCGGCCCGAGAGACAGGAGCGGTGATGGCTGAGACGGCGGACGTGGTCGTGGTCGGTGGTGGGGTCAACGGAGCGAGCATCGCCTACGCGCTTGCCTCCAGAGGGGTCAAGCGGGTCGTGCTGCTCGAGAAGGGCGCGCTGGCGAGCGGCGCCTCGGGCCGGTCGAGCGCCCTCGTCCGCATGCACTACACCAACGAGTGGGACGCGCGGCTGGCCTGGGCCAGCTTCCCGGTCTTCACGCACTGGGAGGAGCTGATGGGCGGGCCGCCGGTGTTCACCCACACGGGCTTCGTCAATGTGGTGGCACCGCCCTATGCGGAGGCTCTCAGGAAGAACGTGGAGATGCTGCGCGGGATCGGCATCAACACGGTCGCCGTCACGCCCTCGGAGCTCCAGGACCTTCAGCCCTTCGCCAACGTGGAGGACCTCGGTGCCGCCGCCTACGAGCCTGACAGCGGCTACGCCAATCCCCAGGACACGGTCGAGGGCTTCGGCCGGCGCGCCCGGGAGCTGGGCGCCCGGATCCTCCAGTGGACCACGGTGACCGGCATCGTCCGGAGCGAGAGCCGCGTCGTCGGCGTCGAGACCAGCGCCGGCCGTATCGACGCCGGCGCGGTGGTGGTGGCGGCGGGCGCGTGGGCGCCGCGGCTCTGCCGCGAGATCGGTCTTCCCTTGCCCGCGCGGCCCAAGGCCATCGACACGGCGGTGGTGACGCGCCCGCCGGAGCTCCGCGATCCGCACATGGTTTTCATCGACAACGTGATGGGCAGCTACTTCCGGCCGGAGAGCGGCATCCTCACCATCGTGGGCGTGCCGTGCCAGGAGTGGGACATCGATCCGGACACCGTCGGCACGGGGCTCCCGCCGCACGCGGCCGGCGTGGGGGCGCGGATCCTTACCCAGCGCATCCCCGCCATGGAGCGGGCCACGCTCGCGCGGGGATACCGCGCCTTCGACTGCTATAGCCAGGACCGCCACGCCATCCTTGGCCGCGTGGATGGGATTGACGGCCTCTATCTCGCCACGGCTTTCAGCGGCTCGGGCTTCAAGATCGCCCCCGCCGTCGGCACCTGCATGGCCGAGCTCATCACGGAGGGGTGCTCCAAGACGGTCGACATCGAGGCCTTCAGCCTGCGCCGCTTCGCCGAGGGGCGCACCATCGAAGGGCCCTATCCCTATGCGGTGCGGCCGGACTATATCGATCCCAGTGGCAGGTCTTGAGTTCCAGCATCCCGTCCCGCCCGGCCGGGTGCCGGCGCGGGTGGCGAAGAACGTGACCGTCGATCAGACCCGCTCGCTGTTCGATCGCTATCAGATTGTGAGCCAGGGGCACCTGGAGGATGTCGCCAGACTCCTCGCGGGCATATTTTCCGGGCACACCAGCCATTCGGAAGTTGCTGGGCGTCCCATAAGTAGCGATAATCCAAGCACGCGCCCGTAGCTCAGGTGGATAGAGCATCGGCCTTCTAAGCCGAGGGTCGGGGGTTCGAATCCCTCCGGGCGCGCCATTCCGTTTCTCACCTCGTTCTCACGGTCATCTCACGCGGCGCGGTAAACGGGCATGGGCAACACTAACTGCCGGGCCGCGGCCCGGACCGCGCGGCGCCGCGCCGGGGGCAAGGCCTCCGCGAAGAACCGGTCCAGGGTCTCGCGCTTGCGCTCCCGGCCCACCCAGAGCGGCTCCCCGGTCTCGAGGTCACTGACCACGGTCAGGAACTTGACCGTCTTGCCCAGGAAGATCTCATCCACCCCCAGGTCGCGCAGCGGCTGGCGCGGGCGCTCGGCCGCCCAGCGCCGCAGCACCCGCTTGTCCATCCGCCGCACCGTCTCCGGCGGCAGGCTCCGCTGGGCGGCGACTCGGCTCACCGGGGCGGCCTCACACTCCTGCGCCACGGCCGCCTCCAGCCGCGCCGTGTAGTGGACCTTGCCGGCCACGAAGGGCAGCCGTTCGGTCCGCACGCCACAGCGGCGACAGCGGACCCGATGCACCTCGACCCGCAGCCACACGGTCCATGTCCCCCAGGGCAGATCCCGGATCCGCCGCTCCGTCCAGCTGTGGATCTCTCGCACCGAGATCCCGCAGCCTCCACAGACGTAATACGGCTCTCGGGCGGTCTGCCGGATCGAGAGGGTCAGCGTGTTGGCGGCTTCGTCCGTCTCCCAGCCGTAGATCCCGTAGCCGGGCAGGCGCAGCATGCGTGATACGATCTCCTCGGGCATCGGCTCCCTCCTGTCCGTGATGGCGAGTCACGTCAGGAGGTCTATCACTTTCGGAGCCGATGCCCCCTATCATCTCAGCCCCCGCATCCACACAGGGGGCCGTACAGATTCTGGTGAAGACCGATGTTTCCTATGGGCCGAGCGGCACCGCAGAGGAGAGAGCCCCATGCGCGAGCAGCATCCACAACTCGATCACATCGGCCGACGCGACTTCCTGACGGTGAGCGCTGCGGGCCTGGCGCTGGCGAGCGCGCCGGGCCTGGCCGCCGGGCAGGCCAAGCGCAGCGGCGAGATCGCCGCCGGCCTGTCCGAGCGCATGCTCACGCTCGATCCCGCCAACCACTACTCGATCTCCACGACCTCCGTCCTGCGCCACCTCTTCGACCCGCTCATCGACGTGACCAATGATTCCAAGTTCGTTCCCGCGCTCGCCGAGACCTGGCGCCCGGTCAACAACACGACCTGGCGCTTCACGCTCCGCAAGGGCGTCACCTTTCACGACGGCACGCCGTTCAACGCGGACAGCGTGGTCTTCACGCTCAAGCGCGTCCACGACAATACCAAGCTCATCAAGTCCTTCGTGTACCAGGACATCGAATCCGTGGAGAAGGACGGAGACTACGGGGTCATCGTCACGTCCAAGCGGCCCTTCGGCTCACTCCCCGCCCATCTCACCATGCTGGGCATGCTGCCTCCGAGCGCGGGGCGGAACGAAGAGGCTTTCTTCCAGAAGCCCATCGGCACCGGCCCGTTCCGCTTCGCTTCCTGGACACACGGCGATCAGATCGCGATGACGGCGAATCCGACCTACTGGAAGCCGGGCATCCCGAAGGTCGAGAAGGTCACCTTCCGCTTCATTCCGGAGCTGTCCACGCGCACGGCCGCGCTCCGTGCGGGCGAGCTACAGGTGATCGACCGGGTCACGCCGGATCTCGTCGAGACGCTCAAGGGCACGCGCGGCGTCAAGGTGCTCGACGTGCCCGCCATCGAGGCCCAGCGCTGGATCTTCCAGCTCGGCAGGGAGCCCGTGAAGGACCAGCGGCTGCGCCAGGCCATTTCGCTCGCCATCGACCGCAGTGTGATCATCAAGGAGCTGCTCCGCGGCTACGGGCGCCCCGTCGACAGCCCCGTGCCGCCCGGTCTCATCGGCCATACGAGCCTGCCGCCCAAGGTCTACGATCCCGAGAAGGCGCGGCAAATTCTCAAGCAGGCCGGCTACTCCAACGTCTCGGTCGATATCGTCCTGATGAAGGACTTCTACCCCAAGCAGCTCGAGATCGCCCAGGCCGTCGCGGCGATGCTCGGCGACGTGGGCATCAAGCTCAATATCAAGAACCTCGAGATCGCGGCGGCGCGCGAGCAGCGAACGGCGGGCACCTACGATCTCTTCTTCTCCGGCTGGGCGCACATGCCCCACGACCCCGACTGGTACTTCGGCCAGTGGTTCACCAAGGCCGGCGCCGAGAAGCTCACCCGCTACACGAATCCCCGGGTGGAGCAGCTCATCGCCGAGGGGCGCGTGCCCGATCCCAAGGTGCGGCAGGCGAAGTACGAGGAGATCGGGCGCATCGTGTGGGACGAGGACGCGGAGCTCTGGCTCTACTACACCGTCGCGATCTACGGCGTCAGCGATCGCCTGCGGAATTTCGAGGCGCGCCGCGACTACTACGTCCTGCTGAGTGACGTCGGCATCGTGTAGCCGGCCGGCCGCGCCGGGCCCGGCGGAACCGCGCGACGGATGAGAACCTATATCCTCCGCCGCGTCGCGCAGTCGGCGCTCACGCTGCTGGGCGTGTCGGTGCTGGTCTTCGTCATCCTTCGCGTCCTGCCCGGCGACCCGGCCAGGATGCTCCTGCCCGACGGCGCTCCCGAGTCCGCCGTGGCCGAGCTGAACCGGCAGCTGGGGCTGCACGAGCCCTTGATCGTCCAGTACGGCCTCTTCCTGCGCAGCGTGGCCCACGGAGACTTCGGCCAGTCGTTCCAGTACCGGGCGCCCGCCCTGCGGGTGGTGCTGGAGCGGCTGCCCGCCACGGTGCAGCTCACGCTCGCGGCCATGCTCGTCACCATAGCCGTCGGCGTGTCGTTGGGCATCTTCACGGCGGTGCGCCGGGGCACGCGCTACGATGTCGCGGGCACGATCGTCGCCGTACTCGGCCAGTCGCTGCCGAACTTCTGGCTCGGCATCATGCTCATCCTGCTCTTCGGCGTGGCGCTCCGCTGGCTGCCGACCTCCGGTTTCGCGAGTTGGACATCCCTGGTCCTGCCGGCCATCACGCTCGCGGCCTTTCCCACCGCGCTGGTCGCGCGGCTCACGCGCTCGAGCATGCTCGAGATACTCAACCGCGACTATATCCGCACCGGCCGCGCCAAGGGCCTGACCGAGCAGAGCGTCGTGCTCCGCCACGCCCTCCGCAATGCGGCCATCCCGGTGCTGACGGTCATCGGGCTTCAGATCGGCGCGCTCCTCGGCGGCGCCGTCATCACCGAATCGGTTTTCGCGTGGCCGGGCATGGGCAAGCTCATCGTGGATGCCATCTTCTTTCGCGACTTCCCGGTGGTCCAGACGGTGCTCATCCTCTCCGCCACCGTCTTCGTCGCGATCAATCTCCTCGTGGACCTGCTCTACACGGTCATCGATCCCCGCATCCGGTACTTGTGATGGCATCCCGCGAGGAAGCCGGGCCGCTCAGGCGATGGGGACGCCGCCATCCGACCATAGCGATCGGGGGCGTTCTGCTCGGCCTCGTCGTCTTCGCGAGCCTCCTCGCCCCGACGCTCACCAGCTACGATCCCGTCAAACCGAGCTTCAGCCAGCGCCTCGCGCCACCCTGGGGCCTGGGCGGCACGCGCGCGCACCTGCTCGGCACGGACAATCTGGGCCGCGACATCCTGGCTCGCCTGCTCCACGGCGGGCGTATCTCCCTGGCCCTCGCCGTGACCGCCGTCGCCATCGCCGGGGTGGTGGGCGTCGTCGTGGGACTCGCCGCGAGCTGGGGGGGCGGAAGGGCGGACGCCGTCATCATGCGGGTGGCGGACGTGCAGCTCGCCTTCCCGGTGATCATGCTCGCCATCGCCATCGTAGCCGTGGTCGGCACGAACCCG
Above is a window of Candidatus Rokuibacteriota bacterium DNA encoding:
- a CDS encoding ABC transporter permease, encoding MRTYILRRVAQSALTLLGVSVLVFVILRVLPGDPARMLLPDGAPESAVAELNRQLGLHEPLIVQYGLFLRSVAHGDFGQSFQYRAPALRVVLERLPATVQLTLAAMLVTIAVGVSLGIFTAVRRGTRYDVAGTIVAVLGQSLPNFWLGIMLILLFGVALRWLPTSGFASWTSLVLPAITLAAFPTALVARLTRSSMLEILNRDYIRTGRAKGLTEQSVVLRHALRNAAIPVLTVIGLQIGALLGGAVITESVFAWPGMGKLIVDAIFFRDFPVVQTVLILSATVFVAINLLVDLLYTVIDPRIRYL
- a CDS encoding ABC transporter permease: MASREEAGPLRRWGRRHPTIAIGGVLLGLVVFASLLAPTLTSYDPVKPSFSQRLAPPWGLGGTRAHLLGTDNLGRDILARLLHGGRISLALAVTAVAIAGVVGVVVGLAASWGGGRADAVIMRVADVQLAFPVIMLAIAIVAVVGTNPLALVGVLALSGWVLYARTIRAHVLTIRGLDYIDAAAMLGASDMRIILRHVLPNTVAPILVIGSSQFATMVLLESGLSFLGMGIQAPLPSWGSMLAEGRDYLSNAWWLATAPGLMIALVVLGANLLGDGLRDLLDPTLRNVEG
- a CDS encoding ABC transporter permease yields the protein MRQYFARRVIQAVVVLCLVSLAGFSLLHLAPGGPAAIYALSPTMSAEDLDRITHEFGLDRPIHVQYLSWAKGFLSGNWGRSYRDGRVVLEVIVDRVPATVILMLSAFSVAVLLGLASGIVSAVRQYSLFDHLATLGAMVALSIPTFWLGLMAIYVFSELLHTLPPGNIGTVGAPFALADRLRHLILPAGTLGVVMVATWSRYTRASMLEVIGEDYIRTARAKGVSQGWVILKHALRNALIPLVTLAGLQLPLVFSGALVTETIFTWPGMGRLFVDSIGYRDYPVLMGILVFTAALVILGNLVADLVYAAIDPRVRHS
- a CDS encoding FAD-binding oxidoreductase; this translates as MAETADVVVVGGGVNGASIAYALASRGVKRVVLLEKGALASGASGRSSALVRMHYTNEWDARLAWASFPVFTHWEELMGGPPVFTHTGFVNVVAPPYAEALRKNVEMLRGIGINTVAVTPSELQDLQPFANVEDLGAAAYEPDSGYANPQDTVEGFGRRARELGARILQWTTVTGIVRSESRVVGVETSAGRIDAGAVVVAAGAWAPRLCREIGLPLPARPKAIDTAVVTRPPELRDPHMVFIDNVMGSYFRPESGILTIVGVPCQEWDIDPDTVGTGLPPHAAGVGARILTQRIPAMERATLARGYRAFDCYSQDRHAILGRVDGIDGLYLATAFSGSGFKIAPAVGTCMAELITEGCSKTVDIEAFSLRRFAEGRTIEGPYPYAVRPDYIDPSGRS
- a CDS encoding ABC transporter permease, with the translated sequence MFWARFVRHRPAVISAGVIALLVLSSIFAGPIAMRDPLQIEMSHKFARPLAKGHLLGADELGRDVLSRLLHAGRISLTVGLAAMAVTVIVGAVLGILAGYVRGVVDTVLLRLTDAMLSFPPIFMLLALAAFVRPSLASMTVIIAVTSWMDVTRMVRGQILTLREQEFVTGARGLGASGARIMARHLLPNTVGIIAVAATLSVARAILLESYISFLGYGIQPPLASWGNMLNNAQSYFTTAPWVAIFPGVMITLAVTSFNFLGDGLRDALDPRHVRSRT
- a CDS encoding ABC transporter substrate-binding protein; its protein translation is MREQHPQLDHIGRRDFLTVSAAGLALASAPGLAAGQAKRSGEIAAGLSERMLTLDPANHYSISTTSVLRHLFDPLIDVTNDSKFVPALAETWRPVNNTTWRFTLRKGVTFHDGTPFNADSVVFTLKRVHDNTKLIKSFVYQDIESVEKDGDYGVIVTSKRPFGSLPAHLTMLGMLPPSAGRNEEAFFQKPIGTGPFRFASWTHGDQIAMTANPTYWKPGIPKVEKVTFRFIPELSTRTAALRAGELQVIDRVTPDLVETLKGTRGVKVLDVPAIEAQRWIFQLGREPVKDQRLRQAISLAIDRSVIIKELLRGYGRPVDSPVPPGLIGHTSLPPKVYDPEKARQILKQAGYSNVSVDIVLMKDFYPKQLEIAQAVAAMLGDVGIKLNIKNLEIAAAREQRTAGTYDLFFSGWAHMPHDPDWYFGQWFTKAGAEKLTRYTNPRVEQLIAEGRVPDPKVRQAKYEEIGRIVWDEDAELWLYYTVAIYGVSDRLRNFEARRDYYVLLSDVGIV
- a CDS encoding transposase family protein codes for the protein MPEEIVSRMLRLPGYGIYGWETDEAANTLTLSIRQTAREPYYVCGGCGISVREIHSWTERRIRDLPWGTWTVWLRVEVHRVRCRRCGVRTERLPFVAGKVHYTARLEAAVAQECEAAPVSRVAAQRSLPPETVRRMDKRVLRRWAAERPRQPLRDLGVDEIFLGKTVKFLTVVSDLETGEPLWVGRERKRETLDRFFAEALPPARRRAVRAAARQLVLPMPVYRAA